One genomic window of Osmia bicornis bicornis chromosome 3, iOsmBic2.1, whole genome shotgun sequence includes the following:
- the LOC114872513 gene encoding ubiquitin-conjugating enzyme E2-17 kDa isoform X2: MSTPARRRLMRDFKRLQEDPPTGVSGAPTDNNIMIWNAVIFGPHDTPFEDGTFKLTIEFTEEYPNKPPTVRFISKMFHPNVYADGGICLDILQNRWSPTYDVSAILTSIQSLLSDPNPNSPANSMAAQLYKENRREYEKRVKACVEQSFTD; the protein is encoded by the exons ATGTCTACCCCCGCAAGAAGGAGACTAATGAGAGATTTTAAGAG ACTACAAGAAGATCCACCCACTGGAGTATCAGGAGCACCCACAGACAATAATATTATGATATGGAACGCTGTTATATTTGG GCCACATGACACTCCATTCGAAGATGGTACCTTCAAACTTACAATAGAATTTACAGAAGAATATCCAAATAAACCACCCACAGTCAGGTTTATTAGTAAGATGTTCCATCCTAATGTATATGCTGATGGAGGCATCTGTTTGGATATACTACAGAACCGCTGGAGTCCCACTTACGATGTCTCTGCTATTTTGACATCCATACAg TCGCTGTTAAGTGACCCGAACCCGAATTCACCTGCCAACTCAATGGCAGCACAACTGTACAAAGAGAACCGACGTGAGTACGAGAAGCGAGTGAAGGCTTGCGTGGAGCAGAGTTTTACGGATTAG
- the LOC114872513 gene encoding ubiquitin-conjugating enzyme E2-17 kDa isoform X1, translating into MSTPARRRLMRDFKRLQEDPPTGVSGAPTDNNIMIWNAVIFGPHDTPFEDGTFKLTIEFTEEYPNKPPTVRFISKMFHPNVYADGGICLDILQNRWSPTYDVSAILTSIQSLLDEPNPNSPANSLAAQLYQENKREYEKRVATVVEQSWLNFQESHTEDTR; encoded by the exons ATGTCTACCCCCGCAAGAAGGAGACTAATGAGAGATTTTAAGAG ACTACAAGAAGATCCACCCACTGGAGTATCAGGAGCACCCACAGACAATAATATTATGATATGGAACGCTGTTATATTTGG GCCACATGACACTCCATTCGAAGATGGTACCTTCAAACTTACAATAGAATTTACAGAAGAATATCCAAATAAACCACCCACAGTCAGGTTTATTAGTAAGATGTTCCATCCTAATGTATATGCTGATGGAGGCATCTGTTTGGATATACTACAGAACCGCTGGAGTCCCACTTACGATGTCTCTGCTATTTTGACATCCATACAg TCCCTTTTGGATGAACCAAATCCAAACTCTCCAGCCAATTCATTAGCAGCACAATTATATCAGGAAAATAAGCGGGAATATGAGAAGAGAGTAGCTACTGTTGTTGAACAGTCCTGGTTGAACTTCCAAGAAAGTCACACAGAAGATACCCGCTGA
- the LOC114872473 gene encoding complex I assembly factor ACAD9, mitochondrial-like isoform X2, with translation MSLYPEVLPLDRFKDFFNWLAPIENYVLNCADTNKKCSKEEILNHLREYDVFQACMEEDYGLNLTTTESLKLIETVSTLPWLGTYLVKNNILPIKVLSKYGSASQKQEYYPKIMSGEIVPTICINEGDNGTNINNIKSYAVRGEGDTWLLNGKKTFVINGIHSNLYFVFARCHSKDSHKFKPDSFSLFLVEKDDKSVTCTEVCDTIGRHEVPTCTISFEDTVIPNKNVIGEPGAAFNILMELLKPGEQNIAAQAITILRHFTDQLIVDILKAKHFDRNLYEFDYVQHTLGKILFTLYTMESMAYFTSGLIDQYENQNVSIEKTITEKYCANKCVKSIETGMTLMGAHSYLNNTSYVQSFHDALALTTLDMNNLDSNTYIAASILKQIGKEFSDYVYKKRNYVKYPIFNMMDTLLNITDSKKSIPNYFHPSLKGGVEYFEDSINLFKRGINILLIQHGAELMQQYSSLERITDMITEIYAGFANLSRSSRSYCNGFRNTDIEKNIGVTMAYVTFINLNEIVQNLENEAFYVTDNFHKVTSQLAYEKHRYCIEHPLCRTLF, from the coding sequence ATGTCATTATATCCTGAAGTACTGCCTCTTGACCGATTCAAAGATTTCTTTAATTGGTTAGCACCAATAGAAAATTATGTATTAAACTGCGCTGACACAAATAAGAAGTGCAGTAAAGAAGAGATATTAAATCATCTTAGAGAATATGATGTATTTCAAGCATGTATGGAAGAAGATTATGGTTTAAATCTTACAACAACAGAATCACTGAAACTAATAGAAACAGTAAGCACATTACCTTGGTTAGGTACCTATTTAgtaaagaataatattttacctATTAAAGTACTTTCTAAGTATGGATCAGCAAGTCAAAAACAAGAATATTATCCAAAAATAATGAGTGGTGAAATTGTTCCCACAATATGTATAAACGAAGGTGATAATGGgacaaatattaataacataaaaagTTATGCTGTGCGGGGTGAAGGAGATACGTGGTTATTAAATGGTAAAAAAACGTTTGTAATCAATGGGATACATTCTAatctttattttgtttttgcGAGATGTCACTCCAAAGATTCACATAAGTTTAAACcagattcattttctttattcttagTAGAAAAAGATGATAAAAGTGTAACATGTACTGAAGTTTGCGATACAATTGGTAGACACGAAGTACCTACTTGTACAATTAGCTTTGAAGATACAGTAATAccgaataaaaatgttatcgGTGAACCTGGTGCTGCATTTAACATACTAATGGAATTGTTAAAGCCAGGGGAACAAAATATAGCTGCACAGGCTATTACTATTTTACGACATTTCACAGATCAATTAATAGTAGATATTTTGAAAGCTAAACATTTTGATAGAAATCTATACGAATTTGATTATGTACAACACACTTTGggcaaaatattatttactttGTATACTATGGAAAGTATGGCATACTTTACAAGTGGATTAATAGATCAATATGAAAATCAAAATGTTAGCATCGAGAAAACTATTACCGAAAAATATTGTGCAAACAAATGTGTAAAGAGTATTGAAACAGGAATGACACTAATGGGGGCTCatagttatttaaataatacatcGTATGTACAATCATTTCATGATGCTTTGGCTTTAACAACACTCGATATGAATAACTTGGATTCAAATACATACATAGCAGCATCTATTCTAAAACAAATTGGAAAGGAGTTCAGTGACTATGTGtacaaaaaaaggaattatGTTAAATATCCTATATTTAATATGATGGACACTTTACTTAATATAACTGACTCAAAAAAATCTATTCCAAATTATTTCCATCCATCGTTAAAAGGAGGTGTTGAATATTTTGAAGACAGTATAAATTTGTTTAAGAGAggtattaatatattactTATTCAACATGGAGCAGAACTTATGCAACAGTATAGTAGTCTTGAAAGAATAACTGATATGATAACAGAAATATATGCAGGATTTGCTAATTTATCCCGTTCATCAAGATCGTACTGTAACGGTTTTCGAAATAcagatattgaaaaaaatataggAGTGACTATGGCATATGTTACATTCATTAATCTAAATGAAATTGTACaaaatcttgaaaatgaaGCTTTTTATGTAACTGACAATTTTCATAAAGTTACAAGTCAATTAGCATATGAAAAACATAGGTATTGTATTGAACATCCTTTATGTAGAACATTGTTTTAA
- the LOC114872473 gene encoding complex I assembly factor ACAD9, mitochondrial-like isoform X1 yields MHFIMLTQKLLQHRNIFNSRLSYLLKQYSKQATASGAVQYEKTCFAPQRKKKPPTEPFIKRLIIGQVDEAMSLYPEVLPLDRFKDFFNWLAPIENYVLNCADTNKKCSKEEILNHLREYDVFQACMEEDYGLNLTTTESLKLIETVSTLPWLGTYLVKNNILPIKVLSKYGSASQKQEYYPKIMSGEIVPTICINEGDNGTNINNIKSYAVRGEGDTWLLNGKKTFVINGIHSNLYFVFARCHSKDSHKFKPDSFSLFLVEKDDKSVTCTEVCDTIGRHEVPTCTISFEDTVIPNKNVIGEPGAAFNILMELLKPGEQNIAAQAITILRHFTDQLIVDILKAKHFDRNLYEFDYVQHTLGKILFTLYTMESMAYFTSGLIDQYENQNVSIEKTITEKYCANKCVKSIETGMTLMGAHSYLNNTSYVQSFHDALALTTLDMNNLDSNTYIAASILKQIGKEFSDYVYKKRNYVKYPIFNMMDTLLNITDSKKSIPNYFHPSLKGGVEYFEDSINLFKRGINILLIQHGAELMQQYSSLERITDMITEIYAGFANLSRSSRSYCNGFRNTDIEKNIGVTMAYVTFINLNEIVQNLENEAFYVTDNFHKVTSQLAYEKHRYCIEHPLCRTLF; encoded by the coding sequence atgCACTTTATAATGCTTACACAAAAGTTGTTACAacacagaaatatttttaattcaaggCTGAGTTATTTATTAAAGCAATATTCAAAACAAGCAACAGCAAGTGGAGCTGTACAATATGAAAAAACCTGCTTTGCACCtcaaagaaagaagaaacctCCAACGGAACCTTTCATAAAGCGTTTAATAATAGGACAGGTAGATGAGGCAATGTCATTATATCCTGAAGTACTGCCTCTTGACCGATTCAAAGATTTCTTTAATTGGTTAGCACCAATAGAAAATTATGTATTAAACTGCGCTGACACAAATAAGAAGTGCAGTAAAGAAGAGATATTAAATCATCTTAGAGAATATGATGTATTTCAAGCATGTATGGAAGAAGATTATGGTTTAAATCTTACAACAACAGAATCACTGAAACTAATAGAAACAGTAAGCACATTACCTTGGTTAGGTACCTATTTAgtaaagaataatattttacctATTAAAGTACTTTCTAAGTATGGATCAGCAAGTCAAAAACAAGAATATTATCCAAAAATAATGAGTGGTGAAATTGTTCCCACAATATGTATAAACGAAGGTGATAATGGgacaaatattaataacataaaaagTTATGCTGTGCGGGGTGAAGGAGATACGTGGTTATTAAATGGTAAAAAAACGTTTGTAATCAATGGGATACATTCTAatctttattttgtttttgcGAGATGTCACTCCAAAGATTCACATAAGTTTAAACcagattcattttctttattcttagTAGAAAAAGATGATAAAAGTGTAACATGTACTGAAGTTTGCGATACAATTGGTAGACACGAAGTACCTACTTGTACAATTAGCTTTGAAGATACAGTAATAccgaataaaaatgttatcgGTGAACCTGGTGCTGCATTTAACATACTAATGGAATTGTTAAAGCCAGGGGAACAAAATATAGCTGCACAGGCTATTACTATTTTACGACATTTCACAGATCAATTAATAGTAGATATTTTGAAAGCTAAACATTTTGATAGAAATCTATACGAATTTGATTATGTACAACACACTTTGggcaaaatattatttactttGTATACTATGGAAAGTATGGCATACTTTACAAGTGGATTAATAGATCAATATGAAAATCAAAATGTTAGCATCGAGAAAACTATTACCGAAAAATATTGTGCAAACAAATGTGTAAAGAGTATTGAAACAGGAATGACACTAATGGGGGCTCatagttatttaaataatacatcGTATGTACAATCATTTCATGATGCTTTGGCTTTAACAACACTCGATATGAATAACTTGGATTCAAATACATACATAGCAGCATCTATTCTAAAACAAATTGGAAAGGAGTTCAGTGACTATGTGtacaaaaaaaggaattatGTTAAATATCCTATATTTAATATGATGGACACTTTACTTAATATAACTGACTCAAAAAAATCTATTCCAAATTATTTCCATCCATCGTTAAAAGGAGGTGTTGAATATTTTGAAGACAGTATAAATTTGTTTAAGAGAggtattaatatattactTATTCAACATGGAGCAGAACTTATGCAACAGTATAGTAGTCTTGAAAGAATAACTGATATGATAACAGAAATATATGCAGGATTTGCTAATTTATCCCGTTCATCAAGATCGTACTGTAACGGTTTTCGAAATAcagatattgaaaaaaatataggAGTGACTATGGCATATGTTACATTCATTAATCTAAATGAAATTGTACaaaatcttgaaaatgaaGCTTTTTATGTAACTGACAATTTTCATAAAGTTACAAGTCAATTAGCATATGAAAAACATAGGTATTGTATTGAACATCCTTTATGTAGAACATTGTTTTAA
- the LOC114872475 gene encoding programmed cell death protein 2-like yields MACDNRPKVYLGYEDEYVTDKHRPSINFMTNKIGGFPNCYDKNILSIPQCRLCRLYQLLALQLYVPLDNSKYHRTLYIFTCINPNCWNQNESWTCLRVQVLEDEYKSNALDSSTIHVPSTTSWLSDADDWGDNNLNDNSEQNGNNLLSNNATDFKFGFEKEVDKNIREEFSALHVDDPNANSPTSVESPVGIGAVGRLDSPQASAEIDGEESEVVCIDSPVKPQCDLICLLREVTPFPIQIESNTETKLSFAEIFLSVEEEDYNADLSQHIRDLIIEYQYRNPDLSTKSVGDSAESKTIETDSEKYEKGIPMHGDEMFHNFISQIQKNPGQLLRYSRDNSAPLLLYPISGYVGKCQHCGSEMTFEVQILPTLISKLILQPRTEKNFQIEFGTVLIYTCVRSCWSPMDLYREEHVIVQAERL; encoded by the exons ATGGCTTGTGATAATCGTCCTAAAGTGTACCTAGGATATGAAGATGAATACGTTACTGATAAACATCGGCCGAGTATTAATTTTATGACAAATAAAATCGGTGGATTTCCG AATTGTTATGACAAGAATATATTGTCAATACCGCAGTGTAGATTATGCAGGTTGTATCAACTCCTGGCTCTTCAACTATATGTTCCATTAGATAACTCTAAGTACCATCGAACACTTTATATTTTCACATGTATCAATCCAAATTGTTGGAATCAAAATGAAAGTTGGACTTGTCTAAGAGTTCAAGTACTAGAAGATGAATATAAATCAAATGCTTTAGACAGTAGTACTATACACGTGCCATCTACAACATCATGGTTATCAGATGCAGATGATTGGGgtgataataatttaaatgataattcTGAACAAAATGGAAATAACTTATTATCCAATAATGCAACAGATTTTAAGTTTGGTTTTGAAAAAGAAGTAGATAAAAACATAAGAGAAGAATTCTCCGCACTACATGTTGATGATCCTAATGCAAATAG CCCAACAAGCGTAGAATCTCCAGTTGGAATAGGTGCTGTAGGTAGATTAGATTCACCTCAAGCATCAGCTGAAATTGATGGAGAAGAAAGTGAAGTTGTCTGTATTGATAGTCCAGTTAAGCCTCAATGTGATTTAATTTGTTTGCTACGCGAAGTAACTCCATTTCCTATTCAAATAGAATCAAATACAGAAACAAAGTTATCATTTGCTGAAATATTCCTTTCTGTTGAAGAAGAAGATTATAATGCTGACTTGTCACAGCATATTCGTGATTTGATTATTGAGTATCAATATAGAAACCCTGACTTATCAACAAAATCTGTAGGAGATTCAGCTGAAAGTAAAACTATAGAAACAGACtcagaaaaatatgaaaagggCATTCCTATGCACGGGGATGAGATGTTTCATAACTTCATTTCTCAGATACAAAAAAATCCTGGTCAGCTATTACG GTATTCACGAGATAATTCTGCGCCACTGTTACTATACCCTATCAGCGGTTATGTTGGAAAATGTCAACATTGTGGCAGTGAAATGACATTTGAAGTACAGATTTTGCCtacattaatttcaaaattgataCTACAACCACGAACTGAGAAGAATTTCCAAATTGAATTTGGAACTGTTTTAATATATACTTGTGTAAGAAGTTGTTGGTCACCAATGGATTTATACAGGGAAGAACATGTTATTGTTCAAGCAGAAAGATTATAg